TCGATCCCGAAGCTCTCGGCGAACGCCACGAAGTCGGGGTTCGAGAGTTCGGTTCCGAACCGTTCGCCGGTGTGTTCGGTCTGTTTCTCGCTGATCAGGCCGTAGTCGTCGTCGTTGAACAGTACGATGGTGTAGTCGAGTCCGAGCCGTTTCGCCGTCTCGATCTCGGCGGCGTTCATCAGGAAGCCGCCGTCGCCGGTCGCCGCGACGACGTTCGCATCGCAGGCGAGATCCGCCGCAAGCGCGCCGGGGACGGCGATCCCCATGCTCGCCAAGCCATTCGAAACGATGCAGGTGTTGGGCTCGTAGACGGGGAACGACTGGGCGATCGCCATCTTGTGGCTCCCGACGTCCGATACGAGGACGTCGTCGTCGGCCATCGCCTCCCGCAGCAACGGCAGGGTGCGGCGCACGCTGAAGGGCTCGTCGGGGTCGGGTTTCCGTGTCACCTCCTCGATGATCCGGTCGTGGACGTCGGTACACCACGCCTTCCCGGTTCCCGAGCCGATCGCTTCCGTGAGCGCCCGCAGGCTCGCGGGGATGTCCGCGACGATCTCGATCTCGGGGTTGTAGTGACGGTAGACCTCGGCGGGTTCGTGATCCACGTGGACGACGGTCGTATCGAGGTCGGGGTTCCAGCCCGCGGGGTCGTGCTCGGCGATGTCGTAGCCCACCGCGAGCACGCAGTCGGCGTCCTCGATCGCGTCGGCGGCCTCGCCGTCGGGGCCCGAATCGAGCGTCAGAAGCGAGTGCGGTCGGCGGTCCGAGATCGCTCCCTTGCCCATGTAGGTGGCGACGACGGGCAGGCCCGCCCGCTCGACGAGGTCGCGCAGCCGGTTCGCGCTCTCCGAGTCCCGGTCCGTCCCGCGCGCCCGCGTCCGCACCGCCCCGTTGCCCGCGAGCACGATCGGGCGCGCGGCCCGTTCG
The DNA window shown above is from Halalkalicoccus sp. NIPERK01 and carries:
- a CDS encoding acetolactate synthase large subunit, translating into MVKASDLLVECLSAEGVEYVFGVPGEELEDLLFSIRDSNIRFVPTRHEQGAAFMADVHGRLTGEAGVCLSTLGPGATNLITGVADAHLDKSPLVAITGQGGRERLHKESHQALDIVHTFEPVVKWNTQLGEPEIVAESVRKAFKLAEHEKPGATHLEFPEDVAAEGTTDTPLPARERVRRPDPDPGSVERAATLLERAARPIVLAGNGAVRTRARGTDRDSESANRLRDLVERAGLPVVATYMGKGAISDRRPHSLLTLDSGPDGEAADAIEDADCVLAVGYDIAEHDPAGWNPDLDTTVVHVDHEPAEVYRHYNPEIEIVADIPASLRALTEAIGSGTGKAWCTDVHDRIIEEVTRKPDPDEPFSVRRTLPLLREAMADDDVLVSDVGSHKMAIAQSFPVYEPNTCIVSNGLASMGIAVPGALAADLACDANVVAATGDGGFLMNAAEIETAKRLGLDYTIVLFNDDDYGLISEKQTEHTGERFGTELSNPDFVAFAESFGIEGHRPETWADLEATLNEAIPSAGMALVEVRLG